In Panthera leo isolate Ple1 chromosome B3, P.leo_Ple1_pat1.1, whole genome shotgun sequence, a single genomic region encodes these proteins:
- the PLA2G4F gene encoding cytosolic phospholipase A2 zeta, producing the protein MLWALWPRWLAGKGLPLLGAVLLRKRDKRGPQWRQWRRETHPYYDLQVKVLRARNIQGTDLLSKADCYVELRLPTASPSPAQTRMVANCSDPEWNETFHYQIHGAVKNVLELTLCDKDILGSDQLSLLLFDLRSLKSGQPYRHIFPLNHQDSQELQVEFVLENSQVPASEVITNGVLVAQPCLRIQGTLREGGTAPHREYGSRQIQLTVPGAYEKPQFLPLQPPMEGGLPATFTFHVNPVISSRLDVELGERLTVLQSGPSAELEAHTNKLGEGGILLSSLALGQEEQRFVALGEGQEVVLSMKAEMSSGDLDLRLGFGLCDGEREFLDKRKQIVSKALQQVLGLSQVPDSGQVPVVAVLGSGGGTRAMSSLYGSLAGLQELGLLDTVTYLSGVSGSTWCISTLYKDPAWSQVALQGPIERAQARVCSSKMGAMSTERLQYYAQELGTLESTGHRVSLIDIWGLLIEYFLYQEKNPAKLSDQQEAVNQGQNPYPIYASINVHTNISGEDFAEWCEFTPYEVGFPKYGAYVPTELFGSEFFMGHLLQPQPEPRICYLQGVWGSAFAASLDEIFLKTAGSGLSFLDCHRGSVNITDDCQKLQLHDPTRLRTRLFTRQGPFSQAVLDIFTSRFTFAENCNFTRGLCLHKDYVAGREFMAWKDTHPDAFPNQLTPMRDCLCLVDGGFAINSPFPLSLLPQRAVDLILSFDYSLEAPFEVLQMTEKYCLDRGIPFPSIEVLPEDLEEPRECYLFAKAKDPRSPIVLHFPLVNRTFCTHLAPGVERQTAEEKAYGDFVVNGADTPYGMMNFTYEPEEFERLVALSRYNVLNNVETLRHALRLALERRQAGGRAGG; encoded by the exons ATGCTCTGGGCGCTCTGGCCAAGGTGGCTGGCAGGCAAGGGGCTGCCCCTCCTGGGGGCAGTGCTGCTGCGGAAGAGAGACAAGAGGGGACCTCAGTGGAGGCAATGGAGG CGGGAAACCCACCCCTACTATGACCTCCAGGTGAAGGTGCTGAGGGCCAGAAATATCCAGGGCACAGATCTCT TGTCCAAAGCTGACTGCTATGTGGAACTGCGCCTGCCCACTGCATCCCCTAGCCCTGCCCAGACAAGGATGGTGGCTAACTGCAGTGACCCTGAGTGGAACGAGACCTTCCACTACCAGATCCATGGTGCTGTGAAG AATGTCCTGGAGCTCACCCTCTGTGATAAGGACATCCTGGGCAGTGACCAGCTCTCCCTGCTACTCTTTGACCTGAGGAGCCTCAAGTCTGGCCAACCCTACAGACACATCTTCCCACTCAACCACCAG GATTCACAGGAGCTGCAGGTGGAATTTGTTCTGGAGAACAG CCAGGTGCCTGCGTCTGAAGTCATCACCAATGGAGTCCTGGTG GCTCAGCCCTGTCTGAGAATCCAGGGGACCCTCAGGGAAGGCGGGACAGCCCCACATCGAGAGTATG GCTCTAGGCAGATTCAGCTGACAGTGCCCGGGGCCTACGAGAAGCCACAGTTCTTGCCCCTGCAACCTCCCATGGAGGGAGGCCTCCCAGCTACCTTCACCTTTCACGTGAACCCAGTGATCAGCTCCAGGCTGGATGTGGAGCTGGGGGAGAGACTCACAGTCCTGCAA AGTGGTCCAAGTGCTGAGCTGGAGGCCCACACCAACAAGCTGGGTGAGGGGGGTATCCTGCTCTCCTCTCTGGCCCTAGGCCAAGAGGAACAGCGCTTTGTGGCCCTAGGGGAG GGCCAGGAGGTGGTTCTGAGTATGAAGGCAGAAATGAG CTCTGGAGACCTTGACCTGCGTCTTGGTTTTGGCCTGTGTGATGGGGAACGGGAGTTTCTGGACAAGAGGAAGCAGATCGTGTCCAAGGCCCTGCAACAGGTTCTGGGATTGAGCCAGGTGCCTGACAGTGGCCAG GTGCCTGTGGTGGCTGTGCTAGGTTCGGGAGGTGGAACCCGAGCCATGTCTTCCCTGTACGGCAGCCTGGCAGGGCTACAGGAACTTGGCCTCCTGGACACTGTGACCTACCTGAGTGGGGTCTCTGGATCTACCTG GTGCATTTCCACACTCTACAAGGACCCAGCCTGGTCCCAGGTGGCCTTGCAGGGCCCCATTGAGCGTGCCCAGGCTCGGGTCTGCAGCAGTAAGATGGGGGCGATGTCCACAGAACGCCTACAATACTATGCCCAGGAACTGGGGACCCTGGAAAGCACTGGCCACAGAGTTTCCCTCATCGACATCTGGGGTCTCCTCATTGAATATTTCCTCTACCAGGAG AAAAACCCTGCCAAGCTGTCTGACCAGCAGGAGGCCGTCAACCAGGGCCAGAACCCTTATCCTATCTACGCCAGCATCAATGTCCACACCAACATCAGTGGGGAAGACTTCGCAG AATGGTGCGAGTTCACACCCTATGAGGTCGGCTTCCCCAAGTACGGGGCTTATGTTCCCACTGAGCTCTTTGGCTCTGAGTTCTTCATGGGGCATCTGCTGCAGCCCCAGCCCGAGCCCCGGATCTGCTACCTGCAGG GTGTGTGGGGCAGCGCCTTTGCAGCCAGCCTGGATGAGATCTTCCTGAAGACTGCCGGCTCGGGCCTCAGCTTCCTAGACTGCCACAGAGGGAGTGTAAACATCACAG ATGACTGCCAGAAGCTCCAGCTGCACGATCCCACACGTCTGAGGACCAGGCTCTTCACCCGCCAGGGGCCCTTCTCCCAGGCCGTGCTGGACATCTTCACCTCCCGCTTTACCTTCGCGGAGAACTGTAATTTCACCAGGGGCCTCTGCCTGCACAAAGACTATGTGGCTGGCCGGGAGTTCATGGCCTGGAAAG ATACGCACCCTGACGCCTTCCCCAACCAGCTCACTCCCATGCGGGACTGCCTGTGCCTGGTGGATGGGGGCTTTGCCATCAACTCTCCGTTCCCACTCAGCCTGCTGCCCCAGAGAGCGGTGGACCTCATTCTGTCCTTTGACTACTCCCTGGAGGCCCCTTTCGAG GTCTTACAGATGACAGAGAAGTACTGCCTGGACCGAGGCATCCCCTTCCCAAGTATCGAGGTGCTCCCCGAGGACTTGGAGGAACCCCGTGAGTGCTACCTGTTCGCCAAGGCCAAGGACCCCCGCTCTCCCATCGTGCTGCACTTTCCCCTCGTCAACCGTACCTTCTGCACACACCTGGCCCCAG GTGTGGAGCGACAAACAGCCGAGGAGAAGGCCTACGGGGACTTTGTGGTCAATGGGGCAGACACTCCATATGGCATGATGAACTTCACCTATGAGCCTGAGGAATTTGAGCGGCTGGTGGCTCTGAGTCGATACAATGTTCTGAACAATGTGGAGACCTTGAGGCATGCGCTCCGGCTGGCTCTGGAGCGAcggcaggctgggggcagggctggaggctga